One Vibrio gazogenes genomic region harbors:
- a CDS encoding GNAT family N-acetyltransferase, with translation MQLGDPRQASHILRCALLKHYNEREFGKYYDWIQYNYINTKETTYLNNGSAGEITLTLLEPLHIDAYRWAYTKQSDANKSVATLCNLPDFHNDGDWLSWLHDCRHYPNHYLYAVIHQEWGFIGSVCLEVFNGTGFFYYWLGEDFQGYGLGPQAVTLLLNIGEQQKGMRCCYAKVYDHNLPSQKALTKIGFTALPIQVSSAANNEKW, from the coding sequence GTGCAATTAGGCGATCCTCGGCAAGCGAGCCATATTTTGAGATGCGCTTTACTGAAACATTATAATGAACGCGAATTTGGTAAATATTATGACTGGATTCAATATAATTATATAAACACAAAAGAAACAACCTATCTAAATAATGGAAGTGCGGGTGAGATAACATTAACCCTGCTAGAGCCTCTCCATATTGATGCGTATCGTTGGGCTTACACCAAACAAAGTGACGCAAATAAAAGTGTCGCTACCCTATGTAATTTACCTGACTTTCATAATGATGGTGACTGGCTAAGCTGGTTACACGACTGTCGCCACTACCCAAATCATTATCTCTATGCCGTTATCCATCAAGAATGGGGTTTTATTGGCTCAGTTTGCTTAGAAGTCTTTAACGGCACAGGTTTTTTCTATTACTGGCTAGGGGAAGATTTCCAAGGCTACGGTTTGGGGCCACAAGCGGTGACCCTTTTGCTTAATATTGGTGAACAGCAAAAAGGGATGCGCTGTTGTTATGCCAAGGTGTATGACCACAACTTACCTTCGCAAAAAGCCCTCACTAAAATTGGTTTTACAGCATTGCCTATTCAAGTGTCCTCTGCGGCTAACAACGAAAAGTGGTAA